The genome window AGacaaagcagcagctggaaaccATGAAGAATCACTGTTCTGAGCCCTTTCCATGTTGACTTTTTATcctctcctgatgcagctttggccactttcattattttcacatagcagaaaataacaatgatgCACATGATCAAAAACTGGACTTGATATATAGCTGATCTAAGATGTTGCTGCCACATGTGAAGCATAAAAATCTCCACTGAACATATCTGATATTGTCTGTAGAAGCTAAGAGATGCTGATGCAAAGAAGGTGCAGAGAATAACAATGcagggcacagagctgaggccatgaatAATGAGGATACAATGCATAGTGCTGCGTGTGGAGCAGAGCTCTCCATGACGCAGGGGcatacaaatggccacataGCGCTCCAGAGTCATTGCTGTCAAAGTAACTGGTGTGACTGTCACGTACAGAAGTACCACAACACAGATAACAACACATAGCCAAACTtgcaccattaaaaaaaaattgtgtaaGATGACTAGGATATTAGTCATGAATAACAAAATGCTATCTGACAGTAATGTAACAGCAAATAAGATGTAACGCGCAGTTGTGTAAAAGCACTGGTTTTTGAAAAAGGTTACAATGAGTAATATGTTGATGCAAAGAAAAATCATTACCAAGATCTGAACAATAATGACCTTGTCGTTGATCTGACGCCACAATGACTCAGTACCAACCAGTGAATTGTTAGCTgcatacatctgtttttaaagcaaacacacaggagttAGAGGcactgcaaaataataataaaaataaaaataaaaataaaaataaatcctggATCAAATACAGCAGTTTACCAAACCCTTCATGCTGTTCCAGAGAGTAATGTCTCCTGCTGAGCTCTGTGCAGCCCTCTGAGAGAGGACTGTGCATGATGACTTTAAATactaaaccatccaaaaataaaaaacaaatgaaacttcATTTACCAGTGTCATCATTGGCAGATAGTGCTGTAGCGTCCCTCCTTGGCTGTCCGTGACTGGATAGAGACTCTAATGCAACCTCAgaggttgtgttttttcagatttgCTTCCAGAATATTATAAGAATATT of Lates calcarifer isolate ASB-BC8 unplaced genomic scaffold, TLL_Latcal_v3 _unitig_877_quiver_1557, whole genome shotgun sequence contains these proteins:
- the LOC108880242 gene encoding odorant receptor 131-2-like; the encoded protein is MYAANNSLVGTESLWRQINDKVIIVQILVMIFLCINILLIVTFFKNQCFYTTARYILFAVTLLSDSILLFMTNILVILHNFFLMVQVWLCVVICVVVLLYVTVTPVTLTAMTLERYVAICMPLRHGELCSTRSTMHCILIIHGLSSVPCIVILCTFFASASLSFYRQYQICSVEIFMLHMWQQHLRSAIYQVQFLIMCIIVIFCYVKIMKVAKAASGEDKKSTWKGLRTVILHGFQLLLCLIQLWTPFIEAAVLHSNFIIFKDLRYFNYIIFYLAPKCLSPLIYGLRDKVFFHALKHYASFGLYKRNIV